A stretch of the Bradyrhizobium sp. CCBAU 53351 genome encodes the following:
- a CDS encoding ABC transporter ATP-binding protein: MLEIRNLAKSFGGVKATNDVSLDFPDGSLTAVIGPNGAGKSTFFNLITGALKPDTGQVLLDGVDLAGRSPPEIVRHGIGRAFQVASIFKSLTVQETMLAAVSADQRSSAVLHKRFPLPETRDRAEHVMELLGLASKRNRIAATLSHGDQKLLDIALALVLEPKVLLLDEPTAGMGPEERWRMIDKVRELWEIQKITVVFIEHDMDIVFKIAPKIVVLCYGRILATGTPDEIRNNSAVIDAYLGAEHAGAAA, from the coding sequence ATGCTCGAGATCCGCAACCTCGCAAAGTCCTTCGGCGGCGTGAAGGCGACCAACGACGTCTCGCTCGACTTCCCCGACGGCTCGCTGACGGCGGTGATCGGCCCGAACGGCGCCGGCAAGAGCACGTTCTTCAACCTGATCACCGGCGCGCTCAAGCCTGACACCGGACAAGTCCTGCTCGACGGCGTCGATCTCGCCGGCCGCTCGCCGCCGGAGATCGTGCGGCACGGCATCGGTCGTGCCTTCCAGGTCGCCAGCATCTTCAAATCGCTGACGGTGCAGGAGACCATGCTCGCTGCTGTCAGCGCGGACCAGCGTTCATCCGCGGTGCTGCATAAACGCTTTCCATTGCCGGAGACGCGGGACCGCGCCGAGCATGTCATGGAGCTGCTGGGGCTCGCAAGCAAACGCAATCGCATCGCGGCGACGCTGTCGCACGGCGACCAGAAGCTCCTCGACATTGCCCTTGCGCTGGTGCTCGAGCCGAAAGTGCTGCTGCTGGACGAGCCGACGGCCGGCATGGGACCGGAAGAGCGCTGGCGCATGATCGACAAGGTGCGGGAGCTCTGGGAGATCCAGAAGATCACGGTCGTCTTCATCGAGCACGACATGGACATCGTGTTCAAGATCGCGCCCAAAATCGTCGTGCTCTGCTACGGCCGCATCCTGGCAACGGGCACGCCCGACGAGATTCGCAACAACAGCGCCGTGATCGATGCTTATCTCGGCGCCGAGCATGCGGGAGCGGCCGCATGA
- a CDS encoding ABC transporter ATP-binding protein translates to MSAVVIEVADLDVYYGTSQILFGVGLSVRQGETMALLGRNGAGKSTTMKAIMGLAPPRRGRVSLRGAVISGRKPHHIARAGLGFVPEDRQIFPEHSVEDNLVIGKKRGPEGQDEWPIKRIYDVFPLLEPLRHRIAGRLSGGEQQMLAIARTLMGNPALLLLDEPSEGLAPIIVQRIGELLRQLRSLGSTVLIAEQNMHFCLGLASHATVIDKGQIVYAAGIDELKANDTIRRRYLAL, encoded by the coding sequence ATGAGTGCTGTCGTCATCGAAGTCGCTGATCTCGACGTCTATTACGGCACCAGCCAGATCCTGTTCGGTGTCGGCCTGTCGGTGCGGCAGGGCGAGACCATGGCGCTGCTCGGCCGCAACGGCGCCGGCAAGTCGACGACGATGAAGGCGATCATGGGGCTGGCGCCGCCGCGGCGCGGCCGGGTGAGCCTGCGCGGCGCGGTGATTTCCGGCCGCAAGCCGCACCACATCGCACGTGCCGGGCTCGGCTTCGTGCCGGAGGATCGTCAGATCTTCCCGGAGCACAGCGTCGAGGACAATCTGGTCATCGGGAAGAAGCGCGGGCCCGAGGGCCAGGACGAATGGCCGATCAAGCGCATCTACGACGTCTTCCCGCTGCTGGAGCCGCTGCGCCATCGCATCGCCGGGCGCCTCTCGGGCGGCGAGCAGCAGATGCTGGCGATCGCGCGCACGCTGATGGGCAATCCGGCACTGCTGCTGCTGGACGAGCCGAGCGAGGGGCTCGCGCCGATCATCGTGCAGCGGATCGGCGAGCTGCTGCGGCAGCTCCGTTCACTGGGATCGACCGTGCTGATTGCCGAGCAGAACATGCATTTCTGCTTGGGCCTTGCGAGCCACGCCACGGTCATCGACAAGGGCCAGATCGTCTATGCCGCCGGAATCGACGAGCTCAAGGCCAACGATACCATCCGGCGGCGTTATCTGGCGCTGTAA
- a CDS encoding YeiH family protein, with protein sequence MSQNQASSPTDAKPTTATSRVVALIPGILLCVAVAGVSALLEHLELGFFEHPYVEALVMAILLGMALRSFWKPAPRWQAGIAFSAKQLLEVAVMLLGASISFAAIAASGIALLASIAAVVVIALCVSFGLSRMLGLSTRLSILIACGNSICGNSAIAAVAPIIGANNDEIASSISFTAILGVMMVLGLPLLIPLLHLSATQYGILAGLTVYAVPQVLAATVPAGLVSTQIGTLVKLMRVLMLGPVVVGLSLVASRWQAGAKKANVGFFRLVPWFILGFLALATLRSLEIVPSTVVAPITKITSFLTVVSMAALGLGVDVRVLANVGGRVTAAVTLSLMLLLGISIALVHWFK encoded by the coding sequence GTGTCGCAGAATCAAGCATCCAGCCCGACCGACGCCAAACCGACCACTGCCACGAGCCGCGTCGTCGCGCTGATTCCCGGCATTCTCCTCTGCGTTGCCGTCGCTGGCGTCTCGGCCCTGCTCGAGCACCTGGAACTGGGCTTCTTCGAGCATCCCTATGTCGAAGCGCTGGTGATGGCGATCCTGCTCGGCATGGCGCTTCGCAGCTTCTGGAAGCCCGCTCCGCGCTGGCAGGCCGGGATCGCCTTCAGCGCCAAACAACTCCTCGAAGTCGCTGTGATGCTGCTGGGCGCCTCCATCAGCTTCGCGGCCATCGCCGCCTCGGGTATCGCGCTTTTGGCCTCGATCGCCGCGGTCGTCGTGATCGCGCTCTGCGTCTCCTTCGGGCTCAGCCGCATGCTCGGCCTGTCGACACGCCTGTCGATCCTGATCGCCTGCGGCAACTCGATTTGCGGCAATTCCGCGATCGCGGCGGTGGCGCCGATCATCGGCGCCAACAACGACGAGATCGCGTCCTCGATCTCCTTCACTGCGATCCTGGGCGTGATGATGGTGCTGGGCCTGCCGCTGCTGATCCCGCTGCTGCATTTGTCCGCCACACAATACGGCATCCTTGCAGGCCTCACGGTTTATGCGGTCCCGCAAGTGCTCGCAGCGACGGTGCCGGCTGGTCTCGTCTCGACCCAGATCGGCACGCTCGTGAAGCTGATGCGCGTCCTGATGCTCGGGCCCGTGGTTGTCGGCCTGTCGCTCGTCGCCTCGCGCTGGCAGGCCGGCGCCAAGAAGGCCAATGTGGGGTTCTTCCGCTTGGTCCCCTGGTTCATCCTCGGCTTCCTCGCGCTGGCGACGCTGCGCTCGCTGGAGATTGTGCCCAGCACAGTGGTGGCGCCGATCACGAAGATCACCAGCTTTCTCACCGTGGTGTCGATGGCCGCGCTCGGATTGGGCGTCGACGTCCGCGTGCTCGCCAATGTCGGGGGCAGGGTGACGGCCGCCGTGACGCTGTCGCTGATGCTGTTGCTCGGCATCAGCATCGCGCTGGTCCACTGGTTCAAGTGA
- a CDS encoding ABC transporter ATP-binding protein, which produces MNEIIAATPKGHIEVKNFSLAYESIEGPVQAVTDTQIHVKPGEFVSIVGPSGCGKSTLLNAVAGFLRPTTGIVTVDGERVNGPSAERGMVFQQYSLFPWKTVRENVEFGLKMRGMPRSQRERAARTLLGLAGLEAFEKHYPEKLSGGMKQRVGIVRALATGPKVLLLDEPFGALDAQTRVIMQQILTNMWQRLKISVLFVTHDIDEAIFLSDRVYCMTARPGSIKAEIPIPLERPRQQSMMMSSEFLALRRGLMSLIREESLKAMGGEINDMGMQGLNIELHGHSLADVL; this is translated from the coding sequence GTGAACGAGATCATTGCGGCCACGCCGAAGGGCCATATCGAGGTCAAGAACTTCTCCCTCGCCTATGAGTCCATCGAGGGACCGGTACAGGCGGTCACCGATACGCAAATCCATGTGAAGCCCGGCGAGTTCGTCTCGATCGTCGGCCCCTCCGGTTGCGGAAAGTCGACGCTGCTCAACGCAGTCGCCGGCTTCCTCAGGCCCACCACCGGCATCGTCACCGTCGACGGCGAGCGCGTGAACGGCCCCAGCGCCGAGCGCGGCATGGTGTTCCAGCAATATTCGCTGTTTCCCTGGAAGACGGTGCGCGAGAACGTCGAATTCGGCCTGAAGATGCGCGGCATGCCGCGCTCGCAGCGCGAGCGGGCGGCACGCACGCTGCTCGGCCTCGCCGGGCTCGAGGCATTCGAGAAGCATTATCCGGAAAAACTCTCCGGCGGCATGAAGCAGCGCGTCGGCATCGTCCGCGCACTCGCCACCGGTCCGAAAGTGCTACTGCTGGACGAGCCGTTCGGCGCGCTCGACGCGCAAACTCGTGTCATCATGCAGCAGATCCTCACCAATATGTGGCAGCGGCTGAAGATCTCGGTGCTGTTCGTCACCCACGACATCGACGAGGCGATCTTCCTGTCCGACCGCGTTTACTGCATGACCGCGCGCCCCGGCTCGATCAAGGCGGAGATCCCGATCCCGCTGGAGCGGCCCCGCCAGCAATCCATGATGATGTCGTCGGAGTTTCTGGCGCTCCGCCGTGGGCTGATGTCGCTGATCCGCGAGGAAAGCCTCAAGGCGATGGGCGGTGAGATCAACGACATGGGCATGCAGGGGCTCAACATCGAGCTGCACGGGCATTCGCTGGCGGATGTGCTTTAG
- a CDS encoding ABC transporter permease — MSSPALLRHSEDSMPAPAIAEAGLAPAVTPPATPPSFGTLALRWYRLNQGRLRATAIGVISLLAFLLVWHLLTTYRVVFFVRFTNVPSPLAVYASFTKAIHDPKFLMHILLSCRRIFIGFSLAAIVGVPLGLIMGRFKLVHEMIFPVAEVLRPIPAIAWVPMAIMLWPTNEQSIVFITFLGSFFPILVNTLHGMSLVDPVLVRAAQCLGARERSIFREVYFPASMPHIFTGLTVGMGVAWVSLIAAEMISGQYGIGYFTWEAYSLVQYADIALGMIAIGVLGLGSSMLIRGAGRLVMPWRTT; from the coding sequence GTGAGCAGTCCCGCCCTCCTCAGGCATTCCGAGGACAGCATGCCGGCACCGGCCATTGCAGAGGCGGGCCTCGCGCCCGCCGTCACACCTCCCGCAACACCGCCCTCTTTCGGCACGCTCGCGCTGCGATGGTACCGGTTGAACCAGGGCCGGCTGCGCGCGACCGCCATCGGCGTCATCTCGCTGCTCGCATTCCTGCTGGTCTGGCACCTGCTCACGACCTATCGCGTCGTGTTCTTCGTACGCTTCACCAACGTACCCTCGCCGCTCGCGGTCTATGCAAGCTTCACCAAGGCGATCCACGACCCCAAATTCCTGATGCACATTCTGCTCAGCTGCCGGCGCATCTTCATCGGCTTCTCGCTGGCTGCGATCGTCGGCGTACCGCTCGGTCTGATCATGGGCCGCTTCAAGCTGGTGCATGAGATGATCTTCCCGGTGGCGGAGGTGCTGCGGCCGATTCCCGCGATCGCCTGGGTGCCGATGGCGATCATGCTGTGGCCGACCAACGAGCAGAGCATCGTCTTCATCACCTTCCTCGGTTCGTTCTTTCCGATCCTCGTCAATACGCTGCACGGCATGTCGCTGGTCGATCCGGTGCTGGTCCGCGCCGCGCAATGTCTCGGCGCGCGCGAGCGTTCGATCTTCCGTGAGGTTTATTTCCCGGCGTCGATGCCGCACATCTTCACCGGCCTCACCGTCGGCATGGGCGTCGCCTGGGTATCGCTGATCGCCGCCGAGATGATCTCCGGGCAATACGGCATCGGCTACTTCACCTGGGAAGCCTATTCGCTGGTCCAGTACGCCGACATCGCGCTCGGTATGATTGCGATCGGCGTGCTCGGGCTCGGATCGAGCATGTTGATCCGGGGGGCCGGACGATTGGTGATGCCATGGAGGACGACGTGA
- a CDS encoding ABC transporter substrate-binding protein, with product MVRHLPTLSIAMSVTSLALLTAPPASAETVTLGIGTQDTTTNTVTAGVVIRQLHLLEKYLPKDGKYANIKFELEWQNFTSGPPVTNAMMANKLQIGMMGDYPLIVNGFTFESNPDSKSRLVGVAAYSLAGSGNGIVVHKDSPYYELADLKGKLVSVPFGSAAHGMVLKAMQDRGYASDFFQLVSQSPEVGSTNLQEKKIDAHADFVPFAELLPFRGFARKIFDGVETNLPTWHGVVVRTDFAEKYPEVVVAYFKALIAANQWLRDDPKLAAEKIQEWTGINKEVVYIFLGPGGNMTTDPTIKPALIDAAATDVKVLQNLGRMKEFDPKKWVDESYIRKAFAEMKLDYDAQLASTKNYEISGEDSFCKKPIADPRKAGEVWVDGAGIMPFSSAACTLGAYADYKAKGKKINVAYVFDSTRGIKLFADQAFFAIGNGEVAPFLLKKDAEAYAAKISGKVLGFDDAVKIAVGGGKT from the coding sequence ATGGTCCGCCATCTTCCCACGCTCTCAATCGCGATGTCGGTGACGTCGCTGGCGCTTCTAACTGCGCCGCCAGCCTCCGCGGAAACCGTCACGCTCGGCATCGGAACGCAGGACACCACGACCAACACGGTGACTGCGGGCGTCGTCATCCGACAGCTGCACCTCCTCGAAAAGTACCTACCGAAGGACGGCAAGTACGCCAACATCAAGTTCGAGCTGGAGTGGCAGAACTTCACCTCCGGTCCGCCCGTCACCAATGCGATGATGGCGAACAAGCTGCAGATCGGCATGATGGGCGACTATCCGCTGATCGTGAACGGCTTCACCTTCGAGAGCAATCCCGACAGCAAGAGCCGCCTCGTCGGCGTCGCGGCCTACAGCCTCGCTGGTTCCGGCAACGGTATCGTCGTTCACAAGGATTCGCCCTATTACGAACTCGCCGACCTGAAAGGCAAGCTCGTCAGCGTGCCGTTCGGCTCCGCGGCGCACGGCATGGTGCTGAAGGCGATGCAGGATCGCGGCTACGCGTCCGACTTCTTTCAGCTCGTCAGCCAGAGCCCCGAGGTCGGCTCGACCAATCTTCAGGAGAAGAAGATTGACGCGCACGCCGACTTCGTTCCGTTCGCCGAGCTGCTGCCCTTCCGCGGCTTCGCGCGAAAGATCTTCGACGGCGTCGAGACCAATCTGCCGACGTGGCACGGCGTGGTCGTGAGAACCGACTTTGCGGAGAAGTATCCCGAGGTCGTCGTCGCCTACTTCAAGGCGCTGATCGCCGCCAATCAGTGGCTGCGCGACGATCCCAAGCTCGCGGCCGAGAAAATCCAGGAATGGACCGGCATCAACAAGGAAGTCGTCTACATCTTCCTGGGCCCCGGCGGCAACATGACCACCGACCCCACCATCAAGCCGGCGCTGATCGATGCCGCAGCGACCGACGTCAAGGTGCTGCAGAACCTCGGCCGCATGAAGGAGTTTGATCCGAAGAAATGGGTCGACGAAAGCTACATCCGCAAGGCCTTTGCCGAGATGAAGCTCGACTATGACGCCCAGCTTGCAAGCACCAAGAATTACGAGATCTCCGGCGAAGATTCCTTCTGCAAGAAGCCGATCGCCGACCCCCGCAAGGCCGGCGAGGTCTGGGTGGATGGCGCCGGCATCATGCCCTTCTCGTCCGCCGCCTGCACACTTGGCGCCTACGCTGACTACAAGGCCAAGGGCAAGAAGATCAACGTGGCCTACGTCTTCGATTCGACCCGCGGCATCAAGCTGTTCGCCGATCAGGCCTTCTTCGCGATCGGCAATGGCGAGGTCGCCCCGTTCCTTCTCAAGAAGGATGCCGAAGCCTACGCCGCCAAGATCAGCGGCAAGGTGCTCGGCTTCGATGACGCAGTGAAGATCGCCGTCGGCGGAGGCAAGACGTGA
- a CDS encoding Crp/Fnr family transcriptional regulator — translation MMLQAANVVRGTVPPAVRPAGSSSLLLTENQQWIGGPPPLMDKLTPRERELVLKQGRRKVLNRGQTLFSQGGKHDGIWLIESGRIRVFYTSPLGREITLAYWHVGNFVGGPEVFEGTVHQWSGVASSNCSVVHLPGKELRSLAAEIPNLAIGLIEGLTFKGKCYSALAQMLGTRSITQRLAHLLLHLVELYGVEDADGHVIAAAFTHADIAHMVGATRQWVTISLKRMQEKGIVQTKRSQIVVCRTDILEEMRGHASD, via the coding sequence ATGATGTTGCAGGCGGCAAACGTGGTTCGCGGGACCGTCCCCCCCGCAGTCCGGCCTGCGGGCAGTTCCTCGCTGCTGCTCACCGAGAACCAGCAATGGATCGGCGGCCCACCGCCGCTGATGGACAAGCTCACGCCGCGCGAGCGGGAGCTGGTGCTCAAGCAGGGAAGACGAAAGGTGCTGAACCGCGGCCAGACGCTGTTCAGCCAGGGTGGCAAGCATGACGGTATCTGGCTGATCGAGAGCGGCCGCATCCGCGTGTTCTACACCTCGCCGCTCGGGCGCGAGATTACGCTCGCCTACTGGCATGTCGGCAATTTCGTCGGCGGGCCTGAGGTTTTCGAAGGCACGGTGCATCAATGGTCCGGCGTTGCGTCCAGCAATTGCAGCGTCGTGCACCTCCCCGGAAAGGAACTTCGGTCCCTCGCCGCCGAGATCCCGAACCTCGCGATCGGCCTGATCGAGGGCCTCACCTTCAAGGGCAAATGCTATTCCGCCCTGGCGCAGATGCTGGGGACCCGCTCGATCACCCAACGCCTCGCGCATCTCTTGCTCCATCTCGTCGAGCTTTACGGCGTCGAGGATGCCGACGGTCACGTGATCGCGGCCGCCTTCACCCACGCCGACATCGCCCACATGGTCGGCGCCACCAGGCAATGGGTTACGATCAGCCTGAAGCGCATGCAGGAAAAGGGAATCGTGCAGACCAAGCGGTCACAGATCGTGGTCTGCCGGACCGACATATTGGAGGAGATGCGTGGTCACGCATCTGACTAG
- a CDS encoding gamma-butyrobetaine hydroxylase-like domain-containing protein, whose product MTLVAPTVADYETSADLASLLVRTAQDDALAVPAETLRLSCKCAHCTRARFDGRFPETFPGIAITEIGDLGYGLNIAFSDGHNRGIYPKPYLLSLAAADNPAS is encoded by the coding sequence ATGACCCTGGTGGCACCGACCGTTGCCGACTACGAAACAAGTGCCGATCTGGCATCGCTGCTCGTCCGAACTGCGCAGGACGACGCACTGGCCGTGCCCGCCGAAACGCTCCGCCTCTCCTGCAAATGCGCCCATTGCACCCGCGCCCGCTTCGACGGTCGATTCCCGGAAACGTTCCCGGGCATTGCGATCACCGAGATCGGCGATCTCGGTTATGGGCTGAACATCGCGTTCTCGGATGGGCACAACCGGGGGATTTACCCGAAGCCGTATTTGCTGAGCCTGGCTGCAGCAGACAACCCTGCATCCTGA
- a CDS encoding ferredoxin--NADP reductase translates to MSAFQKETVLSVRHWTESLFSFTATRDPGFRFQNGQFAMIGLEVEGKPLMRAYSMASANHEEALEFFSIKVQDGPLTSRLQKIREGDVILVGRKATGTLITGNLIPGKRLLLLSTGTGLAPFASLIKDPDVYENYETIVLAHGCRQVSELSYGEHLVEGLRNHEFFGPLIRDKLVYYPTVTREPFRNRGRITDLIASNQLFDDIGLSGLDIETDRIMLCGSPAMLEELPAMFSARGFVEGNHSRPGHFVIEKAFVER, encoded by the coding sequence ATGAGCGCCTTTCAGAAGGAAACGGTTTTGTCGGTCAGGCACTGGACTGAATCCCTGTTCAGCTTCACCGCGACGCGCGATCCCGGCTTTCGATTCCAGAACGGCCAGTTCGCGATGATCGGGCTCGAGGTCGAAGGCAAACCGTTGATGCGGGCCTACAGCATGGCCAGCGCCAATCACGAGGAAGCGCTCGAGTTCTTCTCGATCAAGGTGCAGGACGGCCCGCTGACCTCGCGCCTTCAGAAGATCAGGGAGGGTGACGTCATCCTGGTCGGCCGCAAGGCCACGGGCACGCTGATCACCGGCAATCTCATTCCCGGCAAGCGCCTCTTGCTGCTCTCGACCGGAACGGGGCTCGCGCCGTTCGCCAGCCTGATCAAGGACCCCGACGTCTACGAGAATTACGAGACCATCGTGCTCGCCCATGGCTGCCGGCAGGTCTCCGAGCTCTCTTATGGCGAGCACCTGGTCGAAGGCCTGCGCAATCATGAGTTCTTCGGGCCGCTGATCCGCGACAAGCTCGTCTACTATCCCACCGTCACCCGCGAGCCATTCAGGAATCGCGGCCGCATCACCGACTTGATCGCATCGAACCAGCTGTTCGACGACATCGGCCTGTCAGGCCTCGATATCGAGACCGACCGCATCATGCTGTGCGGCAGCCCGGCGATGCTGGAGGAACTTCCCGCGATGTTTTCCGCGCGCGGTTTTGTCGAGGGCAATCACAGCCGTCCCGGCCATTTCGTGATCGAAAAGGCCTTTGTCGAGCGCTGA
- a CDS encoding fumarate reductase/succinate dehydrogenase flavoprotein subunit: protein MSLDQIVDGLSEVSCDVLVIGGGTAGPMAALKAKLKNPKANVVLLEKANVKRSGAISMGMDGLNNAVIPGYATPEQYTKEITIANDGIVDQKAVYKYAQNCYSIIEELDSFGIRFLKNENGDYAVKKVHHIGTYVLPMPNGETVKKALYRQLRRARILISNRYMATRLLKSADGRIAGAVSVNTRTAEMLVIKAKAVILCMGAAGRLGLPTSGYMFGTYENAANSGDGYAMAYHAGAALANLECFQINPLIKDYNGPACAYVAGPFGAYTANNEGSRFIECDYWSGQMMLEFYNELLSGKGPVFLQLKHLHPDTISEIESTLHKVERPTRGLFQQGRGVDYRSESIEMHISEIGFCSGHSASGVFVDDNARTTVPGLYAAGDMASVPHNYMLGAFTNGSVAGIDAMEYADNHDFAEFDAADIAMERDRVMAPTKREDGIPPNQVEYKTRRLVNDYLQPPKVTRKYELGMRRLAEAREDMQERMIARNAHELLRALEVQSIMDCADMAAHASLYREESRWGLYHWRTDFPEKDNENWFCHTLLSKQDGKMTSEKRAVEPYVVPIADDEKDLYDKQRIRASA from the coding sequence ATGTCACTAGATCAGATCGTCGACGGACTTTCGGAGGTTTCCTGCGATGTGCTGGTGATCGGCGGCGGCACGGCCGGCCCGATGGCGGCGCTGAAGGCAAAGCTGAAGAATCCGAAGGCCAATGTCGTCCTGCTCGAAAAGGCCAACGTGAAGCGCTCCGGCGCGATTTCGATGGGCATGGATGGCCTGAACAACGCCGTCATCCCCGGCTATGCGACGCCGGAGCAGTACACCAAGGAAATCACAATCGCTAACGACGGCATCGTGGACCAGAAGGCGGTCTATAAATACGCGCAGAATTGTTACTCGATCATCGAGGAACTCGACAGTTTCGGCATCCGTTTCCTGAAGAATGAGAATGGCGACTACGCCGTCAAGAAGGTGCACCACATCGGCACGTACGTCCTGCCGATGCCGAACGGCGAGACCGTGAAGAAGGCGCTCTACCGCCAGCTCCGCCGCGCCCGTATCTTGATCTCCAACCGCTATATGGCGACGCGGCTGCTCAAGTCCGCCGACGGTCGCATCGCCGGCGCGGTCAGCGTCAACACCCGCACCGCAGAGATGCTGGTGATCAAGGCCAAGGCCGTCATCCTTTGCATGGGCGCTGCCGGCCGCCTCGGCCTGCCGACCTCCGGTTACATGTTTGGCACGTATGAAAACGCCGCCAATTCAGGCGACGGTTACGCCATGGCCTATCACGCCGGTGCCGCGCTCGCGAACCTCGAATGCTTCCAGATCAACCCGCTGATCAAGGACTATAATGGTCCGGCCTGCGCCTATGTCGCCGGCCCCTTCGGTGCCTATACGGCGAACAACGAAGGCTCGCGCTTCATCGAATGCGACTACTGGTCCGGCCAGATGATGCTGGAATTCTACAACGAGCTCCTGTCCGGTAAGGGCCCGGTGTTCCTCCAGCTCAAGCATCTGCATCCCGACACCATCTCCGAGATCGAATCCACGCTGCACAAGGTGGAGCGTCCGACGCGCGGTCTGTTCCAGCAGGGACGCGGGGTCGACTATCGCAGCGAGTCGATCGAGATGCACATCTCCGAGATCGGCTTCTGCTCCGGCCACAGCGCCTCCGGCGTGTTCGTGGACGACAACGCCCGCACCACCGTGCCGGGTCTCTACGCCGCCGGCGACATGGCGAGCGTGCCGCACAATTACATGCTTGGCGCCTTCACCAACGGATCGGTCGCCGGCATCGACGCGATGGAGTACGCCGACAACCACGATTTTGCGGAGTTCGACGCCGCCGACATCGCGATGGAGCGCGACCGCGTGATGGCGCCGACCAAGCGCGAGGACGGCATTCCGCCGAACCAGGTCGAATACAAGACCCGCCGCCTCGTCAACGACTATCTCCAGCCGCCGAAAGTCACGCGCAAATACGAGCTCGGCATGCGCCGCCTCGCCGAGGCGCGGGAGGATATGCAGGAGCGCATGATCGCGCGCAACGCGCACGAATTGCTCCGTGCCCTCGAAGTGCAGTCGATCATGGACTGCGCCGACATGGCGGCGCACGCCTCGCTCTACCGCGAGGAGAGCCGCTGGGGCCTCTATCACTGGCGCACCGATTTCCCGGAGAAGGACAACGAGAACTGGTTCTGCCACACGTTGCTGTCGAAGCAGGACGGCAAGATGACCAGCGAGAAGCGCGCCGTGGAGCCCTATGTCGTGCCGATCGCCGATGACGAGAAGGATCTCTACGACAAGCAGCGCATCCGCGCCTCCGCCTGA
- a CDS encoding ferredoxin family protein, whose amino-acid sequence MPLASYQTSVPVVVDDAKCIADKGCTVCVDVCPLDVLRISDMTNKAYMAYDECWYCMPCEADCPTGAVTVNIPYLLR is encoded by the coding sequence ATGCCTCTCGCGTCCTATCAGACCTCGGTTCCGGTGGTCGTCGACGATGCCAAGTGCATCGCCGACAAGGGCTGCACCGTCTGCGTTGACGTCTGCCCGCTCGACGTCTTGCGCATCAGCGACATGACCAACAAGGCCTACATGGCCTATGACGAGTGCTGGTACTGCATGCCCTGCGAAGCCGATTGTCCGACCGGCGCCGTCACCGTCAATATTCCCTATCTGTTGAGGTGA
- a CDS encoding HEAT repeat domain-containing protein, whose translation MSSPFESYDDLEDADERLQAADPAERRVAIIALGHSGDPAAVGHLANMVADPDAGVRQQVAMALGEFDGPEAASALVRLLVDPERIVAAAAADSMAEFKDPACAGVILPLVKHPHAFVRMGALRALKELRSKDTLKPALEALQDTDAAVRVQAIGVIGFLKLEESIPALTALINDPDAHVRRAAVSALAFSQMKPAAETITRALKDSDWMVREMAAETLGLNANGAIAADQLIGSLADEFWQVRLKAIRSLGRMKIERAVRPIGYCVNHDQANLRKEAAAALGEIAHPDGEAFLAVIADDPDPEVRKNARWALQQIAARKARAGA comes from the coding sequence ATGTCGAGCCCGTTCGAGTCCTACGACGACCTCGAAGACGCGGACGAGCGGCTGCAGGCTGCCGATCCCGCCGAACGCCGCGTCGCCATCATCGCGCTGGGCCATTCCGGCGATCCGGCCGCGGTCGGACATCTCGCCAACATGGTCGCCGACCCCGATGCAGGCGTGCGCCAGCAGGTCGCGATGGCGCTCGGCGAGTTCGACGGTCCGGAGGCGGCAAGCGCACTGGTGAGACTGCTGGTCGACCCGGAGAGGATCGTCGCGGCGGCCGCCGCCGACAGCATGGCCGAGTTCAAGGATCCTGCTTGCGCGGGCGTGATCCTGCCGCTGGTGAAGCACCCCCACGCCTTTGTCCGCATGGGCGCGCTGCGTGCGCTCAAGGAATTGCGAAGCAAGGACACGCTGAAGCCGGCGCTGGAAGCGCTCCAAGACACGGACGCCGCCGTGCGCGTGCAGGCAATCGGCGTGATCGGTTTTCTCAAGCTGGAAGAATCGATTCCCGCGCTGACCGCGCTGATCAACGATCCCGACGCGCATGTCCGCCGTGCCGCCGTGAGCGCGCTGGCGTTCTCGCAGATGAAACCCGCGGCCGAGACCATCACCCGTGCGTTGAAGGATAGCGACTGGATGGTCCGCGAGATGGCCGCGGAAACGCTGGGCTTGAACGCCAATGGCGCGATCGCGGCCGACCAACTCATCGGCTCGCTCGCTGATGAATTCTGGCAGGTGCGGCTGAAAGCGATCCGCAGCCTTGGCCGGATGAAGATCGAGCGCGCAGTGCGGCCGATTGGCTATTGCGTCAATCACGACCAGGCCAATTTGCGTAAAGAAGCGGCCGCCGCGCTCGGCGAGATCGCCCATCCCGACGGCGAGGCGTTCCTCGCCGTGATCGCTGACGATCCCGATCCCGAAGTCCGCAAGAATGCGCGTTGGGCGCTGCAGCAGATCGCGGCGCGCAAGGCGCGGGCCGGCGCGTAA